Proteins from a single region of Chryseobacterium sp. W4I1:
- a CDS encoding iron-sulfur cluster assembly accessory protein, which produces MIKVSDQAKAKAIQLMTEDGFNPAEDYIRVGVKSGGCSGLEYVLGFDNQKTDTDQIFEDNDVKIIVEKKSILYLAGTILEYSGGLNGKGFVFNNPNASRTCGCGESFSL; this is translated from the coding sequence ATGATAAAAGTATCAGACCAAGCAAAGGCAAAAGCCATCCAACTTATGACGGAAGATGGTTTCAACCCTGCTGAAGATTATATAAGAGTAGGGGTGAAAAGTGGAGGATGTTCTGGTTTAGAGTATGTTTTGGGATTTGACAATCAAAAAACAGACACAGATCAAATTTTTGAAGACAATGATGTCAAAATTATTGTTGAAAAAAAATCTATCCTTTATTTAGCAGGAACGATCCTTGAATATTCAGGAGGATTAAACGGAAAGGGGTTTGTTTTCAACAATCCTAATGCATCCAGAACGTGTGGTTGTGGAGAGAGTTTTTCTTTATAA
- a CDS encoding GLPGLI family protein, whose protein sequence is MKKIGIIALALFIQHISGQSNRFVYQVTMKPDAENKTDIKTENAYLDISAEKSLFYSENRFKRDSILQKAFSGGGGRGSVSREQMEGVRTNINYSVEKDKASQKTIFKDRIGRDVYVYEEDRPLNWKISSETTKIGDYKVQKATTDFAGRKWTAWFTTDLPYQDGPYKFGGLPGLIVKVEDENGDYSFDLMKNYKIAEISTLNQFGNTLKVKRSDYVKQQEKFKTDPMSFMQSGGGGGFPASPRAGGGGGNQNPADMRKRMEERVKQEAKKNSNPIELQ, encoded by the coding sequence ATGAAAAAAATAGGCATCATTGCTTTAGCGCTGTTTATACAGCATATTTCCGGACAGAGCAACCGTTTTGTATATCAGGTTACGATGAAACCTGATGCGGAAAATAAAACCGATATTAAAACAGAAAATGCATATCTGGATATTTCCGCAGAAAAATCTCTTTTTTATTCCGAAAACAGATTTAAAAGGGATTCCATACTGCAAAAGGCTTTTTCAGGTGGAGGAGGCAGAGGTTCAGTAAGCAGAGAGCAGATGGAAGGTGTACGAACCAATATCAATTATTCAGTTGAAAAGGATAAGGCTAGCCAGAAAACAATCTTTAAGGATAGGATTGGAAGGGATGTTTATGTGTATGAGGAAGACCGTCCCCTGAACTGGAAGATATCTTCCGAAACCACGAAAATAGGAGACTACAAAGTACAAAAGGCAACAACGGATTTTGCAGGAAGGAAATGGACTGCCTGGTTCACTACAGATCTGCCTTATCAGGACGGGCCCTATAAATTTGGAGGACTTCCCGGACTTATCGTTAAAGTGGAAGATGAGAACGGTGATTATTCTTTTGACCTGATGAAGAATTATAAAATTGCAGAAATTTCAACTTTAAATCAATTTGGAAATACTTTGAAAGTAAAAAGATCTGATTATGTGAAGCAACAGGAAAAGTTTAAAACAGATCCCATGTCATTCATGCAGAGTGGCGGAGGGGGAGGCTTCCCGGCATCCCCGAGAGCAGGTGGTGGCGGTGGAAATCAAAACCCGGCAGATATGAGGAAGAGAATGGAAGAAAGAGTAAAACAAGAAGCTAAGAAAAATAGCAACCCCATTGAATTGCAATAA
- a CDS encoding GLPGLI family protein yields MKYKLPVFLMLFLLTMYHGQTVRYIYQASVNPDSINLVTMKTEKTFLNVKGDHSLFISENKLIKDSLFTVFKEEEKKDKKSEKKDFSKLDVRKHAEPTFFEYYITKNIPGQKVYYHDKVAGKQIYYQEDRPIKWEITNVMEQQNGYPAQKAITNFGGRVWTAWFTKEINISDGPYKFSGLPGLIVKLEDDKGDYKFDLIKKIIIKNSFEEPDISDAKQSTRINFNGDKAALELEFAKNRRTMKDAAGMQNFGGGGRHGGGMRGGDHPGGGEMTGRGMNGDHMPSPNSDTATPSFNNEISQNPIELK; encoded by the coding sequence ATGAAATATAAATTACCTGTTTTTTTGATGCTGTTTTTATTAACAATGTACCATGGACAGACGGTAAGATACATATACCAGGCTTCGGTTAATCCGGATTCAATTAATCTGGTAACGATGAAAACTGAAAAAACTTTTCTGAATGTTAAAGGAGATCATTCTTTATTTATCAGTGAAAATAAATTAATTAAAGATTCTTTATTTACCGTTTTTAAAGAAGAAGAAAAAAAAGATAAGAAGAGTGAAAAAAAAGATTTTTCTAAGCTTGATGTACGAAAACATGCTGAACCTACTTTTTTTGAATATTATATCACCAAAAATATTCCCGGGCAAAAGGTTTATTACCACGACAAAGTAGCAGGGAAACAAATTTATTATCAGGAAGACCGACCGATAAAATGGGAAATAACGAATGTTATGGAACAGCAAAATGGATATCCGGCTCAAAAAGCTATAACCAATTTTGGAGGCAGAGTGTGGACAGCCTGGTTCACAAAAGAAATTAATATTTCTGATGGTCCCTATAAATTCTCTGGATTACCGGGATTAATTGTGAAATTAGAAGATGATAAAGGCGACTATAAATTTGATCTGATCAAAAAAATAATAATTAAAAATTCTTTTGAAGAGCCGGATATTTCTGATGCAAAACAAAGTACAAGAATTAATTTTAACGGTGATAAAGCTGCACTGGAGCTTGAATTTGCAAAAAACAGAAGAACAATGAAAGATGCTGCAGGAATGCAAAACTTTGGCGGAGGCGGTAGACATGGCGGAGGAATGAGAGGAGGTGATCATCCAGGTGGTGGGGAAATGACGGGTAGAGGAATGAATGGGGATCACATGCCTTCACCAAATTCTGACACAGCTACTCCTTCTTTTAATAATGAGATCAGTCAAAACCCAATTGAATTAAAATAA
- the sufB gene encoding Fe-S cluster assembly protein SufB, whose protein sequence is MSKYTEDDLRVDLENKKYEFGWETKIDYEDFPIGLNEDIVRAISAKKEEPEWMTEWRLESFRIWLKMTEPTWANIKYEKPDFQAIKYYAAPKSKPELESLDEVDPELLATFAKLGINIEEQKRLSGVAVDIVIDSVSVKTTFQDTLMEKGIIFCSISEAIKNHPDLVRKYLGKVVPRGDNFYSALNSAVFSDGSFCYIPKGVRCPMELSTYFRINQAGTGQFERTLVIADEGSYVSYLEGCTAPSRDENQLHAAVVELIAMDNAEIKYSTVQNWYPGNEEGKGGVFNFVTKRGLCERKAKISWTQVETGSAVTWKYPSCILKGDGSIGEFYSIAVTNNHQYADTGTKMIHIGKNTKSTIISKGISAGKSQNSYRGLVKVMPSAKGARNFSQCDSLLMGNECGAHTFPYIEIKDPTAQLEHEATTSKIGEDQIFYCNQRGIDTERAIALIVNGFSKEVLNKLPMEFAIEAQKLLEISLEGSVG, encoded by the coding sequence ATGAGTAAATACACTGAAGACGATTTAAGAGTCGATCTCGAAAATAAAAAATATGAATTCGGTTGGGAAACAAAAATCGATTACGAAGATTTCCCAATTGGTTTAAATGAAGATATCGTTCGTGCCATCTCTGCAAAAAAAGAGGAACCGGAATGGATGACAGAATGGCGTTTGGAATCTTTCAGGATCTGGCTGAAAATGACGGAACCTACCTGGGCCAACATTAAATATGAAAAGCCAGACTTCCAGGCGATCAAATATTACGCTGCACCAAAATCAAAACCTGAATTGGAAAGTTTAGATGAGGTAGATCCGGAATTATTGGCAACTTTTGCCAAATTGGGGATCAATATCGAGGAACAGAAAAGACTTTCAGGAGTTGCTGTAGATATCGTAATAGATTCGGTTTCCGTAAAAACTACATTTCAGGATACCTTAATGGAAAAAGGAATTATTTTCTGTTCCATTTCGGAAGCTATTAAAAACCATCCTGATCTGGTAAGAAAATATCTTGGAAAAGTAGTTCCAAGAGGAGATAATTTTTATTCAGCATTGAATTCCGCAGTATTTTCTGACGGAAGTTTCTGCTATATTCCAAAAGGGGTAAGATGCCCGATGGAGCTTTCCACTTATTTCCGTATCAATCAGGCAGGAACAGGTCAATTTGAAAGAACGCTTGTGATCGCAGATGAAGGAAGTTACGTTTCTTATCTTGAAGGATGTACAGCCCCTTCAAGAGATGAAAACCAGCTGCACGCAGCCGTTGTGGAACTTATTGCAATGGATAATGCAGAGATCAAATATTCAACTGTTCAAAACTGGTATCCGGGGAATGAAGAAGGAAAAGGTGGTGTTTTCAATTTTGTAACCAAAAGAGGTTTATGTGAAAGGAAAGCAAAAATCTCCTGGACACAAGTGGAAACAGGTTCTGCCGTAACATGGAAATATCCTTCATGTATCTTAAAAGGTGACGGATCAATCGGTGAGTTCTATTCTATCGCTGTAACGAACAATCATCAGTATGCCGATACAGGAACAAAAATGATCCACATTGGTAAGAATACGAAATCAACAATTATTTCAAAGGGTATTTCTGCAGGAAAATCTCAGAATTCATACAGAGGTTTGGTAAAAGTAATGCCTTCTGCAAAAGGAGCAAGAAATTTCTCCCAGTGTGACTCCCTGTTGATGGGTAATGAATGTGGTGCACATACCTTCCCTTATATTGAGATCAAAGACCCAACGGCACAGTTAGAGCATGAGGCAACGACTTCAAAGATCGGTGAAGATCAGATCTTCTACTGTAACCAGAGAGGTATTGATACAGAAAGAGCAATTGCTTTGATTGTCAATGGCTTCAGCAAAGAAGTATTGAATAAGCTTCCTATGGAATTCGCCATTGAGGCTCAGAAATTGTTAGAGATATCGCTTGAGGGCTCTGTAGGATAA
- the dprA gene encoding DNA-processing protein DprA has translation MITEEYLYAIALRECSLIGDINFHKLVRTFGSAEEVWKKAKKEYSKTNGIGRKTVSEIGKEDHLKFAEKEIEFCEKNNIQIRLRHLNEIPRLLNECDDAPAILYQKGNFDDALPKVSIVGTRNMTSYGKEFIEGFFEATKHNKYISVSGLALGVDKESHERSIHYNIPTIAVLAHGFHTLYPSKNKKLSEKIIEEGGALLTEFNSSRKPDRENFIQRNRIIAGISPSTLVVETGFGGGSVSTAAFANDYNRDVFALPGKITDPYSQGCNHLIFQNKATAISTIKDLVDSLGFNQSKHKMEELFPYSETNTQLSDNQESIYKSIKDNPKVSLDDLAQMVSIPSYKILPVILELELLGKVKSFSGRQFTAI, from the coding sequence ATGATCACTGAAGAATATCTTTATGCAATTGCCCTGCGTGAATGCAGCCTTATAGGCGACATCAATTTCCATAAACTTGTACGAACCTTCGGAAGCGCTGAAGAAGTATGGAAAAAAGCTAAAAAGGAATACAGCAAAACGAATGGAATAGGCAGAAAAACGGTTTCGGAAATTGGCAAAGAAGACCATCTTAAATTTGCAGAGAAGGAGATCGAATTCTGCGAAAAGAACAATATACAGATCAGGCTCAGACATCTGAATGAAATTCCACGCTTATTAAACGAATGTGATGATGCTCCTGCTATTCTTTATCAAAAGGGAAATTTTGATGATGCTCTGCCAAAGGTAAGTATCGTAGGAACCAGAAATATGACCTCTTATGGCAAAGAATTCATTGAAGGATTTTTCGAAGCCACAAAGCACAACAAATACATATCAGTCAGTGGATTAGCTCTTGGAGTTGATAAGGAGTCTCATGAGCGATCAATTCATTATAACATACCTACAATAGCGGTTCTCGCCCATGGATTTCATACGCTATATCCTTCTAAAAATAAAAAATTATCTGAAAAGATTATTGAGGAAGGAGGTGCATTGCTTACAGAATTCAATTCTTCCAGAAAACCGGACCGTGAAAATTTCATCCAGAGAAACAGAATTATTGCAGGAATTTCACCTTCTACTCTGGTCGTGGAAACGGGTTTCGGCGGCGGATCTGTAAGCACTGCGGCTTTTGCCAATGATTACAACCGGGACGTCTTTGCCCTTCCGGGAAAGATAACGGATCCTTACAGTCAGGGGTGTAACCATCTGATCTTCCAAAACAAAGCAACGGCTATTTCTACGATAAAAGACCTGGTGGATTCCCTGGGTTTCAATCAATCAAAACATAAAATGGAAGAGCTATTTCCTTACAGCGAAACAAATACACAACTATCTGATAACCAAGAATCAATATATAAATCTATAAAAGACAATCCTAAGGTTTCTCTTGACGATCTCGCACAGATGGTTTCGATACCTTCCTATAAAATTCTTCCTGTAATTTTGGAATTGGAGCTTTTAGGGAAAGTAAAATCATTTTCCGGGAGGCAATTTACAGCAATTTAA
- a CDS encoding DUF3078 domain-containing protein, with the protein MKKLLLSASICFGISAMAQEVKTDAATADTIKAWSIQGQNTLMLNQAAFSNWVGGGANNVGWLAGVNYNMTYEKGKDLWENIIILGYGQNNTKGIGTRKTQDVINLSTNYGREFVKNWYLSGGIGLQTQFAGGYEDGNNPDAKKISNFMAPGYLNVGVGVTYRPNDNFTMTLRPANARVTFVLDKELQTAGTYGLKNDGDSSLFQFGFLGTAMYKIKIMENINLTNTASVFSNYLDHPDHLVLGYSGILNMKINKFISTNVTLDLLYDHNQIQKTQLKQTLGVGFAYNIDNGKKRSDKKDNQSWLK; encoded by the coding sequence ATGAAAAAACTTTTATTGTCCGCTTCCATTTGTTTTGGAATCAGCGCAATGGCTCAGGAAGTTAAAACTGATGCCGCTACAGCAGATACCATAAAAGCATGGTCTATACAGGGACAGAATACCTTAATGCTCAATCAGGCTGCCTTTTCAAACTGGGTCGGCGGGGGAGCCAACAACGTTGGATGGCTTGCCGGGGTTAATTACAATATGACCTATGAAAAAGGGAAGGATCTTTGGGAAAATATCATTATTCTGGGCTACGGGCAGAATAATACAAAAGGGATCGGGACCAGAAAAACACAGGATGTAATCAATCTGTCTACCAATTACGGGCGTGAATTTGTCAAGAACTGGTACCTTTCAGGAGGTATAGGTCTGCAGACTCAGTTTGCAGGAGGTTATGAGGACGGAAATAATCCTGATGCAAAAAAGATTTCTAATTTTATGGCCCCCGGATACCTGAACGTAGGTGTTGGTGTTACTTACCGCCCTAATGACAATTTTACAATGACGCTCCGTCCTGCTAACGCCAGAGTAACTTTCGTTCTGGATAAGGAACTTCAGACAGCAGGAACTTATGGCCTTAAAAATGACGGTGATTCTTCTCTGTTCCAGTTCGGTTTTTTAGGCACAGCGATGTACAAGATCAAGATCATGGAGAATATTAACCTGACGAATACGGCTTCTGTATTTTCCAATTATCTGGACCATCCTGATCACCTGGTGCTGGGCTACAGCGGAATTCTTAATATGAAGATCAATAAGTTTATTTCAACGAATGTTACTTTAGATCTCCTGTATGACCATAACCAGATCCAGAAAACACAGCTTAAACAAACTTTGGGAGTAGGTTTCGCCTATAATATCGATAACGGAAAAAAACGTTCTGATAAGAAAGACAATCAATCCTGGTTGAAATAA
- a CDS encoding DUF3078 domain-containing protein: MKKFLLILSFSMGIYVSAQEELKKDSVVVDTVKYWSVMGKNTLMINQAAFSNWVGGGANNVGWLAGVNYNITYEKDNDLWENIIALDYGQNDTKGLGVRKTQDVINVSTNYGRKFSKSWYFSLGAGLQSQFAAGYEDGNNPAAKKISNFMAPGYLNLGMGITYRPNDNLTVTLRPTNARWTFVLDKELQYAGSYGLKNDGDTSLLQFGFLGTAMYKVKLMENVHITNTASVFSNYLDHPERLVLAYGAVLNFKVNKFISSNITVDLLYDHNQIQKTQLKQTLGIGFSYLLNNGVKRSDRKDSQWWIKK; encoded by the coding sequence ATGAAGAAGTTTTTATTGATTCTTTCCTTTTCTATGGGAATTTATGTAAGTGCACAAGAAGAATTGAAAAAAGATTCAGTAGTCGTGGATACGGTAAAATACTGGTCGGTAATGGGGAAAAATACTTTAATGATCAATCAGGCGGCCTTTTCAAACTGGGTCGGCGGAGGGGCCAACAATGTAGGATGGCTTGCTGGTGTAAACTACAATATTACCTATGAAAAAGACAATGATCTCTGGGAAAATATAATTGCTTTGGATTATGGGCAGAATGATACGAAAGGCCTGGGTGTAAGGAAAACACAAGATGTTATCAATGTTTCTACTAATTATGGGCGGAAATTTTCCAAAAGCTGGTATTTTTCTTTAGGAGCAGGGCTGCAGTCTCAGTTTGCTGCCGGATACGAAGACGGTAATAATCCTGCTGCCAAAAAGATCTCTAATTTTATGGCGCCCGGCTATCTAAATCTCGGTATGGGGATCACCTACCGGCCGAATGATAATTTGACGGTAACACTGCGGCCTACCAACGCCAGGTGGACATTTGTATTGGATAAGGAACTTCAGTATGCCGGAAGTTATGGTTTAAAAAATGATGGAGATACTTCATTGCTGCAGTTCGGTTTTCTAGGAACAGCAATGTATAAAGTAAAGCTGATGGAGAATGTTCATATAACCAATACGGCTTCAGTATTCTCAAATTACCTTGACCATCCGGAAAGATTGGTGCTGGCCTATGGTGCCGTTTTAAACTTTAAAGTAAATAAATTTATCTCATCCAATATTACAGTAGATCTTCTGTATGACCACAACCAGATCCAAAAAACACAGCTTAAGCAGACGCTCGGGATAGGGTTTTCCTATCTGCTGAATAACGGTGTGAAACGTTCTGACAGAAAGGACAGCCAATGGTGGATTAAAAAATAA
- a CDS encoding rhomboid family intramembrane serine protease: MFKNIISKRAIIVPLLMLSAMWLGYFLQTLGFFQSCFGAIIPLLPEGLLGIITSPLLHGNLDHIIGNSIPVAILMSLLYQFYPLVANKVIITGWLATGLLIWLLPPIDILTGDYMYTCTIGASGIVYVLAFFLFFSGVFKWNMKHLTISMLVVLYYGSLIWGMFPEELFYNMQEPSKISWQAHLSGAVVGSIIAFAFKNVGEKKKKYIWEFPNYYNEKDDKLWQQYKENHPEDFLELPYKKRDDIWDHLDELRKK, translated from the coding sequence ATGTTTAAAAATATAATTTCCAAAAGAGCTATTATAGTCCCATTGCTAATGCTTTCGGCTATGTGGTTAGGCTACTTTCTGCAGACACTGGGCTTTTTTCAAAGCTGTTTCGGAGCCATTATACCTTTACTGCCGGAAGGTCTTTTGGGAATCATCACTTCTCCCCTGCTGCATGGAAATTTAGATCATATCATAGGAAATTCTATTCCGGTAGCCATTCTTATGTCTCTTTTATATCAGTTCTATCCTTTAGTTGCCAATAAAGTAATCATTACCGGCTGGCTGGCCACAGGACTGCTGATCTGGCTATTGCCTCCCATAGACATCCTGACCGGTGATTATATGTACACCTGCACCATTGGAGCCAGCGGAATTGTATACGTCCTTGCATTCTTTCTTTTTTTCAGTGGGGTATTCAAATGGAATATGAAGCATCTTACTATATCCATGCTCGTTGTTTTATACTATGGCAGTTTGATCTGGGGTATGTTTCCTGAAGAGTTATTTTATAATATGCAGGAGCCAAGCAAGATTTCATGGCAGGCACACCTTTCAGGAGCAGTGGTAGGAAGCATTATAGCTTTTGCTTTTAAAAATGTAGGCGAAAAGAAAAAAAAATACATCTGGGAATTTCCCAATTATTATAACGAAAAAGATGATAAGCTCTGGCAGCAATACAAAGAGAATCATCCCGAAGACTTTTTGGAGCTACCTTATAAAAAAAGAGATGATATCTGGGATCATTTGGATGAATTAAGAAAGAAGTAA
- the gdhA gene encoding NADP-specific glutamate dehydrogenase, whose amino-acid sequence MEQYNIDQKIQEFIAKIEAKNPNEPEFLQAVKEVAVTVIPFIMTKKEYTGMKLLERMAEPERVIIFRVPWVDDKGEIQVNRGFRIQMNSAIGPYKGGIRFHPTVNLSVLKFLAFEQVFKNSLTTLPMGGGKGGSDFDPQGKSDMEVMRFCQAFMTELCKHIGPETDVPAGDIGVGAREIGYLFGQYKKVRNEFTGVLTGKGLAYGGSLIRPEATGYGVVYFAEQMLKTIGQDFKGKTVTVSGFGNVAWGVIKKATELGAKVVTVSGPDGYIYDKDGISGEKIDYLLELRSSGNNRAEDYAKKYPSAEFHAGKRPWSVKCDVAFPSATQNELDLEDAKLLVENGCLCVTEAANMPSTLDAINYFLDNKVLFSPGKASNAGGVATSGLEMTQNSIRLNWTSEEVDARLKEIMIGIHKACRDYGKDEDGYVNYVKGANIAGFVKVAEAMLAQGVV is encoded by the coding sequence ATGGAACAATATAATATTGACCAGAAAATCCAGGAGTTTATTGCCAAGATTGAAGCAAAAAATCCTAATGAACCAGAATTTTTACAAGCCGTAAAAGAAGTAGCTGTGACTGTAATTCCGTTTATTATGACCAAGAAGGAATATACGGGAATGAAGCTTCTAGAGAGAATGGCTGAACCTGAAAGAGTGATTATCTTCAGAGTTCCATGGGTTGATGATAAAGGAGAGATCCAGGTAAACAGAGGATTCAGAATCCAAATGAACTCTGCGATCGGACCATACAAAGGAGGAATCCGTTTCCATCCTACTGTAAACCTTTCTGTTCTTAAATTCTTAGCTTTCGAGCAGGTATTTAAAAACTCATTGACGACTCTACCGATGGGTGGAGGAAAAGGAGGTTCAGATTTTGACCCACAAGGTAAATCTGATATGGAAGTAATGCGTTTCTGCCAGGCTTTCATGACTGAATTATGCAAGCATATCGGTCCTGAAACAGATGTACCTGCTGGAGATATTGGTGTAGGAGCAAGAGAGATCGGATATCTTTTCGGACAGTACAAAAAAGTAAGAAACGAGTTTACAGGAGTACTTACAGGAAAAGGTCTTGCATATGGAGGTTCACTGATCCGTCCTGAAGCTACAGGATATGGTGTAGTTTACTTTGCAGAGCAAATGCTTAAAACAATCGGACAGGACTTTAAAGGAAAAACGGTAACGGTTTCAGGCTTCGGAAATGTAGCTTGGGGAGTGATCAAGAAAGCAACTGAGCTTGGTGCTAAAGTTGTAACAGTTTCTGGTCCTGATGGATATATCTACGATAAAGACGGAATCAGCGGTGAAAAGATCGATTATTTATTAGAATTGAGATCTTCCGGAAATAATAGAGCTGAGGATTATGCTAAAAAATATCCTTCTGCGGAATTCCATGCAGGAAAACGTCCTTGGAGTGTAAAATGTGATGTAGCATTCCCATCTGCAACCCAAAATGAATTAGATCTTGAAGATGCTAAACTTTTGGTAGAGAATGGATGTCTGTGTGTTACTGAGGCCGCTAATATGCCTTCTACATTAGATGCAATTAACTATTTCTTAGACAATAAAGTATTATTCTCGCCTGGTAAGGCTTCCAACGCTGGAGGTGTTGCTACTTCAGGTCTTGAGATGACACAGAACTCTATCCGTCTTAACTGGACTTCTGAGGAGGTTGACGCAAGATTGAAAGAGATCATGATCGGTATCCACAAGGCTTGTAGAGATTACGGAAAAGACGAAGATGGCTACGTAAACTACGTGAAAGGTGCCAACATCGCTGGATTCGTGAAAGTAGCGGAAGCAATGCTAGCTCAGGGAGTGGTATAA
- the sufD gene encoding Fe-S cluster assembly protein SufD produces the protein MALYDQIIDNHGEFLESLRHRFLDEERKTALQNFENLGFPTKKDEEYKYTNVKEITEKNYNFFPKEGHNITRERLDQLHLGEENFDWIVFVNGKLHKELSKVSIENVEFLSFNYALNDEKHKEVFDTYFNTIASKDSAFTNLNLAYCKYGFFLKVPKNVVIEKPIHIFYISQNQEENTFYNTRNLLIVEEGAKVEVIESHHNFDDTYVLTNSVTEIFTYPNAKADWHKLQNDNNTSYLIDSTFARQEKDSLTTVNTFTFGGKLVRNNLDFIHNGSNINSFMNGITIIGKDQLVDHHTAVHHNFPNCESYQNYKGIFDGNAHGVFNGKVFVDKIAQKTNAYQQNNNVLLSEGATIDTKPQLEIFADDVKCSHGCTVGQLNEDALFYLRARGISKKEAQALLLYAFANDAMQNIDIEPLKEKISKLLAEKLQVDLEF, from the coding sequence ATGGCTTTATACGATCAGATTATTGACAATCACGGTGAATTTTTGGAGAGTCTTCGTCACAGGTTTCTGGATGAAGAGAGAAAAACTGCTCTTCAGAATTTCGAAAACTTAGGTTTTCCAACAAAAAAAGACGAAGAATATAAATATACCAATGTAAAAGAGATCACAGAGAAAAATTATAACTTTTTCCCTAAAGAAGGTCACAATATCACCAGAGAACGGCTGGATCAGCTGCATTTGGGTGAAGAAAATTTTGACTGGATCGTTTTTGTAAATGGTAAACTTCATAAAGAGCTTTCAAAAGTTTCTATAGAAAATGTAGAATTTCTTTCGTTCAATTATGCTTTGAATGATGAAAAACATAAAGAAGTATTTGATACCTATTTTAATACTATTGCTTCCAAAGATTCAGCTTTCACCAATCTAAACCTTGCTTACTGCAAGTATGGTTTTTTTCTGAAAGTTCCCAAAAATGTAGTGATTGAAAAACCAATCCACATTTTTTATATTTCTCAGAATCAGGAAGAAAATACATTCTATAATACAAGAAATTTACTGATTGTAGAAGAAGGTGCTAAAGTAGAGGTTATAGAAAGTCACCATAATTTTGATGACACTTATGTTCTGACAAATTCTGTGACGGAAATCTTTACTTATCCCAATGCTAAAGCAGACTGGCATAAGCTTCAGAATGACAACAACACCTCATATCTGATTGACAGTACTTTTGCAAGGCAGGAAAAAGACAGCTTGACGACAGTAAATACCTTCACTTTCGGAGGGAAGCTGGTAAGAAACAATTTGGATTTCATTCATAACGGAAGCAATATCAACTCGTTTATGAATGGAATTACGATCATTGGAAAAGATCAGCTTGTGGATCACCATACAGCAGTTCACCACAATTTCCCGAACTGTGAAAGCTACCAGAATTATAAAGGTATTTTCGATGGAAATGCGCACGGTGTTTTCAACGGAAAGGTTTTTGTAGATAAAATTGCTCAGAAAACCAATGCTTATCAGCAAAACAACAACGTCCTTTTAAGTGAAGGGGCTACCATTGATACAAAACCTCAGTTGGAGATCTTTGCAGATGACGTAAAATGTTCTCACGGTTGTACAGTGGGCCAGCTTAACGAAGATGCCCTGTTCTATTTAAGAGCAAGAGGAATTTCTAAAAAAGAAGCTCAGGCTTTACTTTTATATGCTTTCGCCAACGACGCAATGCAGAATATTGATATTGAACCGCTTAAAGAAAAAATTTCAAAACTTTTAGCTGAAAAGCTACAGGTGGATTTAGAATTTTAA
- a CDS encoding GNAT family N-acetyltransferase has protein sequence MEATENLILRRPEKEDFERFFEINKDPQTNLYNPGGPMTFAKAENTFKRMMDHWEQYDFGGWTIIAKENKNIIGFGGLSYKMYGEEEKLNLGYRFAVEAWGKGYATEFTKKAINLGFNIGKEEIFGIVRPDNIASVKVLEKAGMTPIGTLNDVPGQPESLVYRIQNNLFSK, from the coding sequence ATGGAGGCCACCGAAAATTTAATTTTAAGAAGACCTGAGAAAGAAGATTTTGAAAGGTTCTTTGAAATTAATAAGGATCCACAGACGAACCTGTATAATCCGGGTGGACCAATGACTTTTGCGAAAGCAGAAAACACATTTAAAAGAATGATGGATCATTGGGAGCAGTATGATTTTGGGGGCTGGACCATTATAGCAAAAGAAAACAAGAACATTATCGGTTTTGGAGGCTTGAGCTATAAAATGTACGGTGAAGAAGAAAAACTAAATCTTGGATACCGCTTTGCAGTGGAAGCATGGGGAAAAGGATACGCAACAGAATTCACAAAGAAAGCTATAAACCTGGGATTTAATATCGGTAAAGAAGAAATATTTGGAATTGTTCGTCCTGACAATATAGCTTCTGTTAAAGTTTTAGAAAAGGCAGGAATGACACCAATTGGAACTCTTAATGATGTTCCCGGTCAACCTGAAAGTTTAGTATATAGAATTCAAAATAATTTGTTTAGCAAATAA